A genomic window from Silene latifolia isolate original U9 population chromosome Y, ASM4854445v1, whole genome shotgun sequence includes:
- the LOC141630598 gene encoding uncharacterized protein LOC141630598, which yields MERFKFHPLCNRVKISHLCFADDLILFCKGDKASITLMLKAFDYFSKASGLSMNKGKSNFYCNGIDEVLVREVEQKSGIKRGTVPFKYLGVNVSPKRPSILDCTCLVERVVDRIRSLGSRKLSYAGRIVLIKAVLTTLHSYWSRIFILPKAVIGRIEAVCRAYLWHGTDQSESPALVSWEQICKPKKQGGMGLKDLHLWNVASIGKYAWWITQKKDHLWVRWVHAVYIKEADWLTYKPGVGSSWAWRKICQVKEMFKELYTDGNGLAHYTVSIGYQWLKPDGEKVPWYPWVLNRWIIPKHSFLCWLVAHQRLLTQDRLVRMKIITSNRCFLCGTQEENHNHLFFDCYYSKQCIQCISGWCNIKLPDTKCIQWMINWRQPSACKKMVTAVILACLMYQIWQMRNTSRVDGFIWRPKVLVDRVKHEVKLRLRHCDIKTRNANVLDWIEHLQKA from the coding sequence ATGGAGAGATTTAAGTTTCATCCTCTTTGTAATAGGGTGAAAATCTCACACTTGTGCTTTGCTGATGACTTGATTTTGTTCTGTAAAGGAGATAAAGCATCAATCACTCTGATGCTAaaagcttttgattatttttctAAAGCATCAGGACTAAGTATGAACAAGGGTAAGTCCAACTTCTACTGCAATGGGATTGATGAAGTACTGGTAAGAGAGGTTGAGCAGAAATCAGGGATCAAAAGAGGGACAGTCCCTTTTAAATATCTGGGAGTCAATGTCTCCCCAAAGAGACCTTCAATTCTTGATTGTACTTGTCTTGTTGAGAGGGTGGTGGATAGAATTAGGAGCCTGGGGTCTCGAAAGCTTTCTTATGCAGGGAGGATTGTTTTAATTAAGGCAGTCCTTACTACCTTGCATAGCTATTGGAGTAGAATTTTTATACTACCTAAAGCTGTCATTGGCAGGATTGAGGCAGTGTGCAGAGCTTACTTGTGGCATGGAACTGATCAAAGTGAAAGTCCTGCTCTAGTCTCCTGGGAACAGATTTGCAAACCAAAGAAACAAGGTGGCATGGGGCTCAAAGATCTGCACCTCTGGAATGTTGCCAGTATTGGCAAATATGCATGGTGGATAACTCAGAAGAAAGACCATCTATGGGTCAGATGGGTGCACGCTGTGTATATTAAAGAGGCTGATTGGCTGACTTATAAACCTGGAGTGGGCAGTAGTTGGGCCTGGAGGAAAATCTGCCAGGTCAAAGAAATGTTTAAAGAGCTTTATACTGATGGGAATGGCTTAGCACACTATACTGTTAGTATTGGATACCAATGGTTGAAACCTGATGGAGAGAAAGTTCCTTGGTACCCGTGGGTTCTTAACAGATGGATTATTCCTAAACATTCCTTCTTGTGTTGGCTAGTGGCTCATCAGAGGCTACTCACTCAGGACAGGTTGGTTAGGATGAAAATTATTACTAGCAACAGATGTTTTCTGTGTGGCACTCAGGAAGAGAATCACAATCATCTCTTTTTTGACTGCTACTATAGTAAACAGTGTATTCAGTGTATCAGTGGCTGGTGTAACATAAAACTACCTGACACGAAGTGTATCCAGTGGATGATTAATTGGCGGCAGCCTTCTGCTTGCAAGAAGATGGTGACTGCTGTGATATTAGCTTGTTTGATGTACCAGATTTGGCAAATGAGGAATACCAGCAGGGTGGATGGATTTATTTGGAGACCAAAAGTTCTTGTTGACAGAGTGAAGCATGAAGTTAAGCTTAGACTTAGACATTGTGATATTAAAACTCGAAATGCAAATGTATTAGACTGGATAGAGCACCTTCAGAAGGCCTAA